The Candidatus Bealeia paramacronuclearis DNA segment GTGGAGCCCAGATCATTGATATTAATATGGGGTGTCCTGTTAAAAAGGTCGTCAATGGTCATGCGGGATCATCACTCATGCGGGATGAAACTCTTGCCGCCAAAATTTTGGAAGCGACTGTCAAAGCTGTGAATGTCCCCGTGACGTTAAAAATGCGAACAGGATGGGATGATAAAAATCGCAACGCCCCCCGTTTGGCCAAAATCGCTGAAGACTTAGGTGTTCAAATGATTACCATTCATGGTCGCACGCGCTGCCAACTGTATAATGGCCGTGCGGATTGGTCCTTTATTCAAAGTGTAAAAGATGCCGTGAAAATTCCCGTGATTGGAAATGGAGATGTTGTCACAGAAGAAGACGCCCAAAATCTTCTCAAACAATCTGGCGCTGATGGTGTGATGGTAGGACGCGGCGCCTATGGCCGTCCTTGGTTTTTAAATCAAATTGATCATTATTTAAAAACAGGTGAGAAACTTCCCGACCCCGGACTTTCGGAAAAAAAAGACATAATGTTGGCACATTTTGATGATATGATGTTGCATTATGGCGAAGAGACAGGTATTCGCATGGCAAGGAAGCACATGGCGTGGTATTCTAAAGGCCTTCCGTCTTCTGCTGACTTTCGGGTGGCTGTGAATCAAGCAGCACTTCCCCAAAACGTTCGAGATTTAATTCAGTCATATTTTGATCCTCTCCTCGAGAGTCAAGAAAGGAGTTTATGAAACCGACAACACATTTTTCCACTTTACCAGAAGGTGGCCTCAGGCTCGCCGTTGAGCGATTTATAAAACACTATTTTGACCTTCATGGCGACCATGATTATGGCTCAGGGCTTTATGCGCAAGTTCTCCAAGAGGTTGAAATTCCCCTTATTACAGAAACATTAAAAGCAACAAAAGGTAATCAATTAAGAGCCGCACATATCTTGGGCCTCAATCGAAATACCTTACGCAAAAAAATTAAAGGGTTAAAAATTGAGTTAGGGTTTTTGGATAAAAGTTAATCCCTTCTGGTGAATTCACATCCAATCAAAATGGATATAAATGACACGTATTTTCTAAGAAAATCCCAACACACCCAATTAATTACAAATACACCTTTCCTTATGGGCAATTGAAAAAATTGATTTTTTGAATAAAATCATGTAGTCTTAAATATAAGCTGGGGGATGTTTATGAAAAATCAAAATGAAATTCGCGAGAAATTATTAGAAGACTTGGAGGAAACTTATATACGCGCCACAGAAAAGGGGAATTATTCTGCGGCCCTTAAAGCCAAAGAGCTCATTGGAAAAGAAATGGGATTTTTTGAAGGCGGAAAAAAGGGGGCTAAAATAACTTCCCTTAAAGAAATGGATCTCAAAACCCTCTCAGATCAAGATCTTGAACAATTGATTTCAACCCTTCAAGAGGTCATTTCTCAAATGGAAACAGAGCTTGAAAAATAAGTTTTTAAACTTCTTCACCAAAACACTTGCTGAAAAGAGAGTTTTCGTTTAATAAGCCATACTAAATCATCATATCCTGAAGAGTAAGGTAGGTTTAAAATGGCTGTTCCAAAGAGAAAAACAAGTCCGTCACGTCGCGGAATGCGTCGAGCACATGACTTTTTGAAAGTGCCCGCAGCGGCTGAATGTTCCAACTGTGGAAATATGAAGCTTCCCCATCACATTTGCCAAAGTTGCGGCCATTATAAAGGTCGCCAGGTTTTTCACGACAAAGCGTCTGAAACATCCAAAGTTTTATAGTTTTTTAGTAAATCACTGAGAAGAAGGGGTGGAGTGTGGGCGTCACTCTTGCAGTCGATGGAATGGGCGGAGATCAAGCACCTCAAATGGTGGTAGATGGTCTTGCGCTCGCCTCAATTCGGTATCCAACAACCTCTTTTATCCTTTTTGGGGATGAGAAAACTTTAAGCGCCCTTGTGGCGTTGCATTCTCATCTCAAAGATCATGTCACCATTGTGCACACTGATGAAGTTGTGACTTCTGAGATGAAACCCAGTGCGGCTATCCGCGGACTTCCTCAATCAAGCATGCGTTTGGCTATTAAAGCCGTTGCTGAGGGCAAGGCTCAAGGTGTTGTCTCTGCAGGCAATACAGGCGCCTATATGGCCCTTGCTAAAATGGTTCTCAAAACCCTTCCTGGAATTGAACGCCCAGCCTTGGCCAGCCTTGTTCCCACCCTCAAAAGCGAAAGCGTGATGCTGGATTTAGGCGCTAATGTGGAATGCAATGCGCGTAATTTAGAACAGTTTGCCTTAATGGGCGTTATGTTTGCTCGCTATGTTTTAAGTCTTTGTAAGCCCAAGGTTGGCGTTTTGAACGTAGGCTCTGAGGAAATGAAGGGTCACGCTTATGTGAAAGAGGCGGCCGATCTTATTCGCGCTGGCTCCATTGGCAGCTCTTTCCATGGATTTATTGAAGGTGATGATATCACCAAAGGTACAGTTGATGTAATTGTCACCGATGGATTTACAGGAAACGTTGTTTTGAAATCCGGTGAAGGTGTCATGCAATTGGCAATGACTTACGTGCGCGAAGGATTCAAAAATTCTATTTTTGCAAGTTTAGGTTATTTCCTTGCCCGTCCCATGCTTGAGAAATTAAAATCCAGACTGGACCATCGCCGTTATAATGGTGGTATTTGGCTGGGACTCAATGGCGTTGCCATTAAAAGCCACGGTGGAACAGATGCTCTCGGGTTTTCCCATGCAATTGCCTTGGCTATTGATATGGTGACTTCGGGCGTAAACGAGCACATCGTTGCAGAGTTCAAATCAGAAGAGGCTCACCTCAAGAAAAAGGCCGCTGTATGACGTTGCGTTCTGTTGTGTGTGGTACGGGAAGTTATCTTCCTCAAAAGTGTTTAACCAATTACGAGTTGCCGGCTCATCTTGAGACATCTCATGAATGGATTATGGAACGCACCGGAATTGCAGCCCGACATATTGCAGCTCCCAATGAAACAACCTCAGCTCTGGCGGTGAAGGCTGCCTTAAAAGCACTTGAAGCCGCAGGAATGGATCCGCAAGACATTGATCTCATTATTTTAGGAACTTGTACGCCGGACAATACCTTTCCCTCAACAGCAACCCTCATTCAATCACGTTTGGGTATTCACAAAGGCTTTGCTTTTGATGTGAATGCGGCATGTAGCGGTTTTGTCTTTGCACTCGCAACTGCAGACAATTATCTCAAAAACGGCATGGCCACAAAAGCCCTTGTGATTGGTGCGGAAACCATGACTAGAATAGTCGATTGGAAGGATCGCACTACAGCCGTTCTTTTTGGAGATGGCGCAGGTGCTGTTGTTTTAGAAGCTCAAAAAGATACAGATCGTGGAATTATTGGAAGCCTTCTCCGAACTGACGGCCAAGGTTATGATCAACTTTACGTGACAGGTGGACCTAGTACAACGCAAACTGCCGGAACCATTTACATGAATGGCCGTGATGTCTTTAAAAATGCTGTACATTGCCTTGAAGAAGCCGTTGAGGATATTTTAAAACTTTATCATACCGACCAATCTGAAATTGATTGGCTCGTGCCCCATCAGGCGAATAAGCGCATCATTGATGCCACTGCAAAGAAACTCAATCTTTCAGATGAGAAAGTTGTCCACACTGGATCTCTCCACGCAAATACTTCCGCTGCCTCCATCCCCTTGGCGCTGGATACTGCGGTTCGGGACGGTCGCATTAAGCCGGGCCAATTAATTCTTTGCGAAGCTTTTGCCGGCGGCTATGCTTGGGGTTCTAATTTAATTCGCATGTAAGAGAGGTTATCATGGGTTTTCGTATTGCCGTCATTGGTGCAACCGGCAATGTCGGGCGTGAGGTTTTGTCGACTCTGGCTGAACTTGAGTTTCCAGTAGAAAAACTCCATGCTGTGGCCTCCTCCAGATCTTTGGGATCTCAAGTTTCATTTGGCGAAGATGATGTTTTAACTGTTGAGTCTATTGAGAGTTTCTCATTTAAAGGAATTGATCTGGCATTCTTCTGCACCGATAGCAAAGTCTCAGAAACTTATATCCCCAAAGCCCTTGAAAAAGGGTGCAAGGTGATCGACAAATCAACTGCTTTTCGGATGAAATCGGACGTGCCTTTGGTGGTGCCTGAGGTGAATGGCGATATTTTAAATGCGGACATTCAACTGGTGGCCAATCCCAATTGTGTTGTGATTCCCGTTGTTATGGCTTTAAAGGCGTTTGAAGAGCCGGGCCTTAAGCGGGTAGTTCTCTCAACCTATCAATCGGTTTCAGGCGCCGGACGCGAGGCTATGGACGAGCTTTTCAATCAAACGCGTGCTGTTTACGTGAACGATGTTTCAAAACCCGAACATTTCCCCAAACCCATTGCTTTTAATGTGATCCCTCAAATTGGCAACATCAACACCCACGGTCACACATCTGAAGAAGTGAAAATTAGGGAAGAAACTCAAAAAATTCTCTCAACAGAATTACCGATGGCTGTCACTTGCGTACGTGTGCCTGTTTTCATCGGTCACAGCATCTCGGTAGCCGTTGAATTTGAGTCCCCCTTAGCTCTCGGGGAAGCCTTAAGTCTTTTCCGCGAGATGCCGGGCCTTTCCATCGTTGATCATCGTGTAGATGGTGGGTATGTGACCCCTACGGAATGTGTAGGCGAAGACAATGTCTTCATTAGCCGCGTCCGCCAAGACAAAAGCGTTGAGAATGGACTTCTTTTCTGGCTTGTTGCTGATAACTTAAGAAAAGGTGCCGCCCTCAATGCGGTTCAAATCGCAGAAAAATGGTTGGGGTGAAAAAACGTCATTGAGGCAACTCTCAATTGCCACACCCTAAGATCTGCAATGATGAAACAATAAGCCTAGTCATTTACGCGGCAGAGGTCCGCGCGCACAAAACTTGAAACCCGAAAAGTATTTTGAGATGTCTCTCTTGAAAATATCGTGTATACCTGGGGTCAGATGACTCAATTTGAACTGTGAAGTGTGCTCACAATGTTAGACAAAACTTATTCTCCTGCAACGCTTGAAGATAAATTTTATGATGCTTGGGAAAAATCTGGTGTCATGGAATGCGGCCGAAAGCCAGAGGCTCAGCCTTTCACGCTCATGATGCCGCCCCCCAATGTGACGGGGCGCCTGCATATTGGGCACGCCCTCACCTTTTCCCTGCAAGATTTTCTGGTGCGTTATTATCGCATGAAGGGACGGGATGTTCTCTATCAACCGGGCACGGATCATGCCGGAATTGCCACTCAAATGATGGTGGAGCGCGAACTTCAAAAAGAAGGCAAAACTCGTCACGATCTCGGGCGCGCTGAGTTTTTAAAACGCGTGTGGCAATGGAAAGAAGAATCTGGAAATACAATTGTCACACAATTAAAAAAATTGGGAGCAAGCCCCGATTGGAAGCGGGAACGGTTTACCCTAGATGAAGGTTTGAGTCATGCGGTTCGTAAAGTCTTCGTCGATCTTTATAACCAAAAATTAATTTACAAAGACAAACGCCTTGTGAACTGGGACGCTGTTTTGCAAACAGCCGTCTCCGATCTAGAAGTTGAGAACAAGGATTCAAAATCAAACCTTTGGGTCATTGCGTATCCTTTGGAAGATGAAAAAGATAAATTCATCCACGTGGCCACAACCCGTCCTGAAACGCTTTTAGGCGACGTCGCAGTGGCTGTTCATCCTGAGGACGAACGCTATAAAAATTGGATTGGAAAACGTGTGCATTTGCCGCTCACGAATCGCCTGATTCCAATTGTGGGGGATATTCATGCTGACCCAGAAAAGGGTACCGGCGCAGTTAAAATCACACCGGCTCATGACTTTAATGATTTTGAAGTAGGAAAACGCCAGGGTTTGCCTATGATTAATATCATGGATTCTTATGCGCGCTTGAATGAAAATGTCCCTGAGGTCTATCAAGGTCTGGATCGTGAGTCCGCACGCAAGAAGGTTTTGGAAGATCTTGAAGAACAAGGTCTTTTGATTGAGATCCAAGAAACGCAAAATACACTTCCTTATAGTGAACGTTCCGGGGTTTTGATCGAGCCTTGGCTCACGGATCAATGGTATGTGGATGCCCATACTTTGGCGCAACCCGCTCTTAAAGGGGTACGGGAAGGGAAAACAACCTTTACGCCAGATTTTTGGGACAAAACGTACTTTGATTGGCTTGAAAATATTCAACCTTGGTGCATCTCACGTCAGTTGTGGTGGGGACATCAGATTCCCGCCTGGTACGGACCTGATGGCCATGCCTTTGTTGCCATGAATGAAGAAGAAGCTCAAAATCAAGCACAAATTCATTATGGAAAAACTCTATCCTTAACTCAAGATGAAGACGTTTTGGATACGTGGTTTTCCTCTGGTCTCTGGCCGTTTTCAACATTAGGATGGCCTAAAGAAACGTCAGAATTCAAACGCTATTATCCAACAGATGTTCTGATTACAGGTCATGATATTCTCTTCTTTTGGGTGGCCCGCATGATGATGATGGGACTTCATTTTACAGGTGAAGTTCCATTTAAAAAGGTTTGCATGCATGCTTTGGTTCGCGATGAAAAAGGACAAAAAATGTCTAAGACCAAGGGCAATGTCGTAGATCCGCTTGAGATGATCGAACAATACGGTGCGGACGCCATGCGTTTTAGTTTGGCCACATTGGCTGCTCCCGGACGTGATCTCAAATTCTCAAAAACCTTTGTTGAGGGTGCCCGAAATTTTGCTACAAAACTTTGGAATGCGGCCCGCTATTGCGAAATGAATGCCAGCACCTATCAGTCAGATTTTGTACCAAGTTCTGTAACTCTTCCTTTGAACCAATGGATCATCAAAAGCGTGGATGATTTGGGATTCAAAGTCGGTGAGGCCATTGAAACTTTTCGCTTTAACGAGGCATCTCAGTCCCTTTATCAATTTATTTGGGGCACGTTTTGTGATTGGTATTTAGAATTTTCAAAACCCTATTTACAGGACGAATCCGCGCCCGAACGTGCCGAAACACAAGCCACAATCGCATGGGTTTTGGATCGCTTGCTGCGGATGCTTCACCCCTTCATGCCTTATGTGACAGAGGCCCTGTGGCAGCATTTGCACGTAACTGAAGACCTTCTGGCAGGATCAAGTTGGCCTGAAGAGCCCGTTCGTTTTATCCAAGATGTGACCCCTGCTTTTGAGGATATCTCTTGGATTATCGAAGTGATTTCCGAAATCCGGAGTTTGCGTGCAGAGATGAATATTTCTCCAGCCGCAAAACTGCTTTTGAAAATCTATGATGCGGGTCCTGAAGTCCACCGCAGAGCCCGTGATTTTGAAGCACTTCTTCTTCGTTTAGCTCGACTTGAACACCTTGAAGTTTTCTCAGAGCATGCACAAAACGGAGATACCAAAGGGGCAGTACAAGCTCTCGTCAACGACGCCAGTCTCATTATTCCCCTTCACGGTGCCATCAACATTGAGGCCGAAATGGCACGTCTTCAAAAGGAGATCCTGAAATTAGATTCCGAACATCAAGGACTCTCAGGTCGTCTCAATAACCCAAGCTTCATCGAGCGTGCTCCTGAAGACGTTGTGAATGAAGCCAAAGGGCGGCTGGATGAAATTAACCTTCGCAAGGGCAAATTGAACTTGGCTTTAACAAGGTTGAGTGTTTCGTAAAAAACGATGGTGATCAAAAATTTTAATGAGCTCTCTTTAAGCGAACTCTATTCCATTTTAAAATTGCGGCAAGATGTTTTTGTCCGCGAGCAAGACTGTATTTTTGAGGATATTGATCTCAAAGATCAAGATGCCATTCATCTTTTACAAAAAGAGGGAGACATCCTTCACGCCTATGCGCGCCTTCTTTTTGAAGAAGATAAAATTACCATCAGCCGCATTGTAACCCCTCTGCACCTTCGAGATCAGGGAATTGGAAAGGCCTTTATTCTCAAGATTATTGACTATGTACGGGAAAATTATTCCACCTTTAGAATCCGCATTGATGCCCAAACCCGCCTTGAGAAATTTTATGAAAAACTGGGATTCAAGACCGTGGGGCCAGAGTTCTATTTTGAGGGAGACCCTATACTTCACGTCCCGATGGAATTAGAGTTTTAACTCACACCATACCGGGGCATGATCGGAAGCTTTTTCCCAACCACGCGGGCCTTTATTCACTTCACAATTTTTTAAAACATCTGCCGCCTGGGGTGAGAGAAAAAGATGATCAATCCGAAGCCCTTTATTCGAAGGCCAAGAGACTCCCCGATAATCCCACCAGGTATAAAGATTCTCTTCATCGGGATACAAATCCCGCAAAGCGTCTGTGAATCCTAAATAAAGAAGACGTCTTAAATGTTCGCGCTCAGGTGTGGAGCACAGAATTTTTTCATGCCAACTTTTGGGGTCATAAACATCGAGATCTTGAGGAGCTACGTTATAATCGCCCCCCATTACAAACTTTTCATCATAAGACAAAAGGGTTTGGGCATGTCGGGTTAATAGGTCCAAAAACTTTAACTTATAGGCATATTTGTCTGTACCCGGTGCCTCACCATTGGGGACATAAACGGAGGCCACACGCACGCCATTTGTCACCGCCTCAATATAGCGTGCTTGGGAATCTTCATCGTTTTCAGGAATCCCTCTTTGAATATCCTCAAGAGGATATTTTGAGAAAATTGCGACCCCATTAAAGGTTTTTTGACCCCAAATAGCGATGTTGTATCCTAGCGTTTCAATCTCCTCGATGGGGACCTGTTCTTCAAGCGCTTTGAGTTCTTGCAATAACACAACATCAGGTTGATCGTCTTTTAGGACTTGAAGAAGATGTTCAAGTCTTGACCTTATAGAATTCACATTCCATGTCATAATTTTCATTTTTTATTTTCCTATTGTTTTAATAATCATAAAATTTAATCAATTTTTAAACTATTTCACGCTATAATAAAATCATATAGAATCTTTTGGTTAAATTGGAGGTCTAAAATGGAACAAAATTTTAAAATCTGGCAAACTTCAAGGGAATCCTTTGGATTTGTCTATCATAACTTCGGTGCGTGGATGAAATTGGCATCTGCTCCCCTTCTCATCATGATCATTGCAGGACTTCTTGTTTTTGCCATGGGCGGCACAGCCCAGTATGCCATGGGAAATGAGGCGGGAAATGTTGCGGGTGTCAACATGGAAATGGCTGGCGCTGGCATTGGGATTCTCCTCGTTTCTATTATTGGGAGCATTATCGCATTTCTAATTTTTGCGGTGAATGCTTATCGCTATGCTATGTTTCAAGAAGGCGGTGAGAAATGGCTGGAATTTCGATTTGATCACTATATGTGGAAAGTCTTTAAATTCTCCATTGTAGTCTCATTGATTCTCATGCTTGTAGGAGGCGTTGGTGCCGGGGCTGTCTTTTTGATTGGAAGCATGGGAATAGGATTATTAACAGGGGTTGTCGGGGCAGTTGTTGCACTTTTTGTGTTTTATCTGGCTATGCGAATGAGCTTTGTGATCCCTTTTGCAGCCATTGGTATTGAAAAACCTATTAAAGTCAGCATGGAAATCTCAAAAGGAAAAGTCTTGCGGTTATTGGGACTTGTAATCGTTCTTGGACTTTTATTTTTCCTTCTTTCCTTTGTCGTTATGTTTGTCCTAGGATTGACTGCAGGACTGATGGCCGTATCACAAGTCCTTATCGTTCAAAGTACGGGTGCTGTTCTTATGATTATTGGGCAAGCGCTTGTGAGCCTTTATACACAAGGTGTTATGATGACAGCTATTGTTTTGGCTTATAAAAAGATTGCGGGAAAGTAAGTGTACGGGTTCATATCAAATGAGACTCAAGAGGCCTCGAGAATATGAGAGTTAATATATAGTACTTCTCCATTATATGGATAGACATTGGCTGAGGAGTTTATCAAGGAGTTGATGAAGGTTTTCTGGGTTTTGCTGGACGAGGGGGCGGAGGATGGATTTGATTTTGTGCCACCAATGTTCGATAGGATTGAGGTCAGGAGAGTCAGTTGGGAGAAAGAGGAGATGGCAGCGAAATTTCTCAATCAAATCTTTCGTTTTTGGCGATTTATGAAAGGCGGCATTGTCCATAATCAGGGTGGTATTTTTTGATAAACCCGGCAATAAAACCTCCTCAAGCCAAGCATTAAAAAGATCTGCATGACATCCACCTTGAAAGGTGAAAGGCGCCACGAACGCACCCTTCATGAGACCGCCAATGATACTGACATGCTCTCTTTTTTGGCCCGGGATCTCCGCGTAAACCTTTTGTCCGCGCGGCGCCCAGGCATGCTCTCGATAAAGGCGATTATCAATCCCAGCTTCATCAATCCACACGATTGTTTCAGGATCTATTTTCTCAAGCTGTTTTATAAATTCGGCCCGCTTGTCTTCGTTACGTTCTTTGTAAAGCGTCGTCTTTTTTTCGTGTAATGTTTAAACGTTTAAGCCATTTACTCACGTTTTGGAATCTCAACCCCAAAGCTTCGGCGATTTGTTTGAGCGTATGATCCGGATTTTGAGCGACGTAGTCTCTGAGTTTTTGCTCATCGACTTTACGCGGATAAGAAGTGCGTTTTTTCGGTTTAATATCCCCTTGTTTATGAAGACATATCCATCGATAGATCGTGGCTTCTCCAACGTTAAAAACCTTTGCAGCCTCCCGCTTACGGCCGCCGCTCGTAATGTAGGAGATGACCTTTTTCCGCAGGTCTTCCGAATATGCTTTTACCATTCCCTCCTTATACCTAAACTTTTCCTAAAAATCTATCTATTTATAGGGGAAGGACTATATAATACACGTTTCAGGCACCATTAGTCAAAGTTTTAAAGTAAAGCCAGTGGTTCGTGAATACGACCTTTTGAAGGCAAATTTTATCACATGGAAAAACACCTGTGGATTCAAGGATGAGGTGCAATGCCCTTATTGAATAAGAAGACAATAGCGCGATTCAGGTGGCTTGCCAATGACTCAAGTGGAGATTTTCCATTCAACACCTTCCTTGGCATGAGGTTATGTCCCAGCACAATTTGCTCCAGTTCCTCCTCAGGCATATTCAACAGATCGGTTTTGCGTGGGAGATCACGCCTAAATCTTCCATTCATATTTTCAATGCCTCCTTTCTGCCACGAAGAATAGACATCGCAAAAGTAGGTTGGAACTCCAAGCTGCTGTGTGATTTCCTTGTGTTTCGCAAATTCCATCCCATTGTCAAAAGTGACGGATTTTAAAAGGTTGTCAGGAAGACTTTTAAAGAAGCACAAGAGAGC contains these protein-coding regions:
- the dusB gene encoding tRNA dihydrouridine synthase DusB → MTIQVGNINLKGRVILAPMSGVTDMPFRRLVKAHGASLVISEMIASQAMIRLTRQSLRMSSHVPEEFPMSVQLAGCEPEVMGEAAKLNVDRGAQIIDINMGCPVKKVVNGHAGSSLMRDETLAAKILEATVKAVNVPVTLKMRTGWDDKNRNAPRLAKIAEDLGVQMITIHGRTRCQLYNGRADWSFIQSVKDAVKIPVIGNGDVVTEEDAQNLLKQSGADGVMVGRGAYGRPWFLNQIDHYLKTGEKLPDPGLSEKKDIMLAHFDDMMLHYGEETGIRMARKHMAWYSKGLPSSADFRVAVNQAALPQNVRDLIQSYFDPLLESQERSL
- a CDS encoding helix-turn-helix domain-containing protein, whose translation is MKPTTHFSTLPEGGLRLAVERFIKHYFDLHGDHDYGSGLYAQVLQEVEIPLITETLKATKGNQLRAAHILGLNRNTLRKKIKGLKIELGFLDKS
- the rpmF gene encoding 50S ribosomal protein L32, whose protein sequence is MAVPKRKTSPSRRGMRRAHDFLKVPAAAECSNCGNMKLPHHICQSCGHYKGRQVFHDKASETSKVL
- the plsX gene encoding phosphate acyltransferase PlsX; protein product: MGVTLAVDGMGGDQAPQMVVDGLALASIRYPTTSFILFGDEKTLSALVALHSHLKDHVTIVHTDEVVTSEMKPSAAIRGLPQSSMRLAIKAVAEGKAQGVVSAGNTGAYMALAKMVLKTLPGIERPALASLVPTLKSESVMLDLGANVECNARNLEQFALMGVMFARYVLSLCKPKVGVLNVGSEEMKGHAYVKEAADLIRAGSIGSSFHGFIEGDDITKGTVDVIVTDGFTGNVVLKSGEGVMQLAMTYVREGFKNSIFASLGYFLARPMLEKLKSRLDHRRYNGGIWLGLNGVAIKSHGGTDALGFSHAIALAIDMVTSGVNEHIVAEFKSEEAHLKKKAAV
- a CDS encoding beta-ketoacyl-ACP synthase III, whose protein sequence is MTLRSVVCGTGSYLPQKCLTNYELPAHLETSHEWIMERTGIAARHIAAPNETTSALAVKAALKALEAAGMDPQDIDLIILGTCTPDNTFPSTATLIQSRLGIHKGFAFDVNAACSGFVFALATADNYLKNGMATKALVIGAETMTRIVDWKDRTTAVLFGDGAGAVVLEAQKDTDRGIIGSLLRTDGQGYDQLYVTGGPSTTQTAGTIYMNGRDVFKNAVHCLEEAVEDILKLYHTDQSEIDWLVPHQANKRIIDATAKKLNLSDEKVVHTGSLHANTSAASIPLALDTAVRDGRIKPGQLILCEAFAGGYAWGSNLIRM
- a CDS encoding aspartate-semialdehyde dehydrogenase; translated protein: MGFRIAVIGATGNVGREVLSTLAELEFPVEKLHAVASSRSLGSQVSFGEDDVLTVESIESFSFKGIDLAFFCTDSKVSETYIPKALEKGCKVIDKSTAFRMKSDVPLVVPEVNGDILNADIQLVANPNCVVIPVVMALKAFEEPGLKRVVLSTYQSVSGAGREAMDELFNQTRAVYVNDVSKPEHFPKPIAFNVIPQIGNINTHGHTSEEVKIREETQKILSTELPMAVTCVRVPVFIGHSISVAVEFESPLALGEALSLFREMPGLSIVDHRVDGGYVTPTECVGEDNVFISRVRQDKSVENGLLFWLVADNLRKGAALNAVQIAEKWLG
- a CDS encoding valine--tRNA ligase; this encodes MLDKTYSPATLEDKFYDAWEKSGVMECGRKPEAQPFTLMMPPPNVTGRLHIGHALTFSLQDFLVRYYRMKGRDVLYQPGTDHAGIATQMMVERELQKEGKTRHDLGRAEFLKRVWQWKEESGNTIVTQLKKLGASPDWKRERFTLDEGLSHAVRKVFVDLYNQKLIYKDKRLVNWDAVLQTAVSDLEVENKDSKSNLWVIAYPLEDEKDKFIHVATTRPETLLGDVAVAVHPEDERYKNWIGKRVHLPLTNRLIPIVGDIHADPEKGTGAVKITPAHDFNDFEVGKRQGLPMINIMDSYARLNENVPEVYQGLDRESARKKVLEDLEEQGLLIEIQETQNTLPYSERSGVLIEPWLTDQWYVDAHTLAQPALKGVREGKTTFTPDFWDKTYFDWLENIQPWCISRQLWWGHQIPAWYGPDGHAFVAMNEEEAQNQAQIHYGKTLSLTQDEDVLDTWFSSGLWPFSTLGWPKETSEFKRYYPTDVLITGHDILFFWVARMMMMGLHFTGEVPFKKVCMHALVRDEKGQKMSKTKGNVVDPLEMIEQYGADAMRFSLATLAAPGRDLKFSKTFVEGARNFATKLWNAARYCEMNASTYQSDFVPSSVTLPLNQWIIKSVDDLGFKVGEAIETFRFNEASQSLYQFIWGTFCDWYLEFSKPYLQDESAPERAETQATIAWVLDRLLRMLHPFMPYVTEALWQHLHVTEDLLAGSSWPEEPVRFIQDVTPAFEDISWIIEVISEIRSLRAEMNISPAAKLLLKIYDAGPEVHRRARDFEALLLRLARLEHLEVFSEHAQNGDTKGAVQALVNDASLIIPLHGAINIEAEMARLQKEILKLDSEHQGLSGRLNNPSFIERAPEDVVNEAKGRLDEINLRKGKLNLALTRLSVS
- a CDS encoding GNAT family N-acetyltransferase codes for the protein MVIKNFNELSLSELYSILKLRQDVFVREQDCIFEDIDLKDQDAIHLLQKEGDILHAYARLLFEEDKITISRIVTPLHLRDQGIGKAFILKIIDYVRENYSTFRIRIDAQTRLEKFYEKLGFKTVGPEFYFEGDPILHVPMELEF
- the xth gene encoding exodeoxyribonuclease III; the protein is MKIMTWNVNSIRSRLEHLLQVLKDDQPDVVLLQELKALEEQVPIEEIETLGYNIAIWGQKTFNGVAIFSKYPLEDIQRGIPENDEDSQARYIEAVTNGVRVASVYVPNGEAPGTDKYAYKLKFLDLLTRHAQTLLSYDEKFVMGGDYNVAPQDLDVYDPKSWHEKILCSTPEREHLRRLLYLGFTDALRDLYPDEENLYTWWDYRGVSWPSNKGLRIDHLFLSPQAADVLKNCEVNKGPRGWEKASDHAPVWCELKL
- a CDS encoding IS630 family transposase yields the protein MKQLEKIDPETIVWIDEAGIDNRLYREHAWAPRGQKVYAEIPGQKREHVSIIGGLMKGAFVAPFTFQGGCHADLFNAWLEEVLLPGLSKNTTLIMDNAAFHKSPKTKDLIEKFRCHLLFLPTDSPDLNPIEHWWHKIKSILRPLVQQNPENLHQLLDKLLSQCLSI
- a CDS encoding IS630 transposase-related protein, giving the protein MVKAYSEDLRKKVISYITSGGRKREAAKVFNVGEATIYRWICLHKQGDIKPKKRTSYPRKVDEQKLRDYVAQNPDHTLKQIAEALGLRFQNVSKWLKRLNITRKKDDALQRT